One window from the genome of Dyella sp. A6 encodes:
- a CDS encoding DNA topoisomerase I — MAKNLLIVESPAKAKTINKYLGKDFQVLASYGHVRDLKPKEGAVDPEHDFAMKYEVIERNEKHVDAIAKAAKAADDIYLATDLDREGEAISWHISEILKERGLTEGKRMHRVVFSEITPRAIKAAVAEPRQLSHDMVDAQQARRALDYLVGFNLSPVLWRKVQRGLSAGRVQSPALRMIVEREEEIEAFVPREYWTVEAQLRHADGDFNARLTRLNGKKFEQFDLTTEVDAMAAREALQEAAHGRLVVSEVTSKERKRRPAPPFTTSTLQQEAARKLGFSTSRTMKVAQGLYEGVALGNEGNVGLITYMRTDSTALSNDALGELRALIARDFGDKAVPDAPQFYKTKSKNAQEAHEAIRPTSAMRTPREVAAFLNEEQRKLYELIWKRTVACQMIHATLNTVSVDFALPHVRGGDAAFRATGTTVVDPGFLAVYEEGRDQKSADDDDEGRRLPRLEKGEQVPLKEIAADQHFTEPPPRYSEASLVKALEEYGIGRPSTYASIIQVLLNREYVLLDSRRFKPTDIGRAVGKFLTQHFTRYVDYDFTAKLEDELDAVSRGEEAWVPLMQRFWQPFKQQVDEKTETVDRSEATGARELGADPKSGKPVFVRLGRFGPYAAIGDKDSDEKLQFASLRPGQSMHTITLDEALELFKLPRKLGAAPNGDEVSVGIGRFGPFVKQGSTYASLKPEDDPYTIELPRALQLVADKLEMLANRVIKDFGNGVQVLNGRYGPYITDGEKNARIPKETEPKDLSEAQCLELLAAAPVKKGRFGKKTAAKKEPAAKKTAAKKTATKKAASKKTATKKTTAKKAATKKAAAKKATV, encoded by the coding sequence ATGGCAAAGAACCTGCTCATCGTCGAGTCGCCGGCCAAGGCCAAGACGATCAATAAATACCTCGGCAAGGACTTCCAGGTCCTGGCCTCCTACGGCCATGTGCGCGACCTGAAGCCGAAGGAAGGCGCGGTCGATCCCGAGCACGACTTCGCCATGAAGTACGAGGTGATCGAGCGCAACGAGAAGCATGTCGACGCCATCGCCAAGGCGGCGAAGGCGGCTGACGACATCTATCTCGCCACCGACTTGGATCGCGAAGGCGAGGCCATCAGCTGGCATATCAGCGAGATCCTGAAAGAGCGTGGCCTGACCGAAGGCAAGCGCATGCATCGTGTGGTGTTCTCCGAGATCACGCCCAGGGCGATCAAGGCCGCGGTGGCCGAGCCGCGCCAGCTTTCGCACGACATGGTGGACGCCCAGCAGGCACGCCGCGCGCTGGACTACCTGGTCGGCTTCAACCTGTCGCCGGTGCTGTGGCGCAAGGTGCAGCGCGGGCTGTCGGCCGGTCGCGTGCAGTCGCCGGCGCTCCGCATGATCGTCGAGCGCGAGGAAGAGATCGAAGCCTTCGTGCCCCGCGAATACTGGACGGTGGAAGCGCAGCTGCGCCATGCCGATGGCGACTTCAACGCCCGGCTCACCCGCCTGAACGGCAAGAAGTTCGAACAGTTCGACCTGACCACCGAGGTCGATGCGATGGCGGCGCGCGAGGCGCTGCAGGAAGCCGCGCACGGCCGCCTCGTCGTCAGCGAAGTGACCTCGAAGGAGCGCAAGCGCCGCCCGGCCCCGCCGTTCACCACCTCCACCCTGCAACAGGAAGCCGCGCGCAAGCTGGGCTTTTCCACCAGCCGCACGATGAAGGTGGCGCAGGGCCTGTACGAAGGTGTGGCGCTGGGCAACGAGGGCAACGTCGGCCTGATCACCTACATGCGTACCGACTCCACCGCGCTGTCCAATGATGCGCTGGGCGAACTGCGTGCATTGATCGCCCGCGATTTCGGCGACAAGGCGGTGCCCGATGCGCCGCAGTTCTACAAGACCAAGTCGAAGAACGCGCAGGAAGCGCACGAGGCGATCCGCCCCACCTCGGCCATGCGCACGCCGCGCGAGGTGGCCGCGTTCCTCAACGAGGAACAGCGCAAGCTGTACGAACTGATCTGGAAGCGCACCGTGGCCTGCCAGATGATCCACGCGACGCTCAACACCGTGTCGGTGGACTTTGCCCTGCCGCACGTGCGTGGCGGCGACGCGGCCTTCCGCGCCACCGGTACCACGGTGGTCGATCCCGGCTTCCTTGCCGTGTACGAGGAGGGTCGCGACCAGAAGAGCGCGGACGATGACGACGAAGGCCGTCGCCTGCCGCGACTGGAGAAGGGCGAACAGGTGCCACTGAAGGAAATCGCCGCCGACCAGCACTTCACCGAGCCACCGCCGCGCTACTCCGAGGCCAGCCTGGTCAAGGCGCTGGAGGAGTACGGCATCGGCCGCCCGTCCACCTACGCCAGCATCATCCAGGTGCTGCTCAACCGCGAATACGTGCTGCTCGACAGCCGGCGCTTCAAGCCCACCGATATCGGCCGGGCGGTGGGCAAGTTCCTCACCCAGCATTTCACCCGTTACGTGGACTACGACTTCACCGCCAAGCTCGAGGACGAACTCGACGCCGTCAGCCGCGGCGAAGAAGCCTGGGTGCCGCTGATGCAGCGGTTCTGGCAACCGTTCAAGCAGCAGGTGGACGAGAAGACCGAGACGGTGGACCGCAGCGAGGCCACCGGTGCGCGCGAACTGGGCGCTGATCCCAAGAGCGGCAAGCCGGTGTTCGTGCGGCTGGGCCGCTTCGGGCCGTACGCGGCGATCGGCGACAAGGACAGCGACGAGAAACTGCAGTTCGCCTCGCTGCGTCCCGGCCAGAGCATGCACACCATCACGCTGGACGAGGCGCTCGAGCTGTTCAAGCTGCCGCGCAAGCTGGGCGCGGCACCCAACGGCGACGAAGTGAGCGTGGGCATCGGCCGCTTCGGTCCCTTCGTGAAACAGGGCTCGACCTATGCCTCGCTCAAGCCCGAGGACGACCCGTACACGATCGAGCTGCCGCGCGCCCTGCAACTGGTGGCCGATAAGCTGGAAATGCTGGCCAACCGGGTCATCAAGGATTTCGGCAATGGCGTGCAGGTGCTCAACGGTCGCTATGGACCCTACATCACCGATGGCGAGAAGAACGCGCGCATTCCCAAGGAGACCGAGCCGAAGGACCTGAGCGAGGCGCAGTGCCTGGAGCTGCTTGCTGCCGCACCGGTGAAGAAGGGGCGCTTCGGCAAGAAGACCGCCGCCAAGAAGGAGCCGGCAGCCAAGAAGACCGCCGCCAAGAAAACGGCTACCAAGAAGGCCGCGAGCAAGAAGACCGCGACCAAGAAGACCACCGCCAAGAAGGCTGCGACCAAGAAAGCCGCCGCCAAGAAGGCGACCGTCTGA
- a CDS encoding L-threonylcarbamoyladenylate synthase encodes MLRTFTLDQLDDAVGLMREGGVLSYPTEAVYGLGCDPFNRTAFDRLFALKQRPPTQGVLLIAAEFGQVERFIDLASVPADVLAQVRASWPGPNTWIFPRSAEVPAWVAGAHAGIALRITAHAPSAALCRAWGGALVSTSANPHGQPSARSAADVREYFGDLLDGVIDAPLGGQERPSTIRDALTGTIIRA; translated from the coding sequence ATGCTGCGCACCTTCACCCTCGACCAATTGGACGACGCGGTCGGCCTGATGCGCGAGGGCGGCGTGCTGTCCTATCCGACCGAGGCGGTCTACGGACTTGGCTGCGACCCGTTCAACCGCACCGCCTTCGATCGTCTGTTCGCACTCAAGCAGCGACCGCCGACCCAGGGCGTGCTGCTGATCGCGGCCGAGTTCGGCCAGGTCGAACGTTTCATCGACCTGGCCAGCGTTCCGGCCGACGTGCTCGCGCAGGTGCGCGCCAGCTGGCCGGGTCCGAACACCTGGATCTTCCCGCGCAGTGCCGAGGTTCCCGCATGGGTGGCCGGTGCGCATGCCGGCATCGCGCTGCGGATCACCGCGCATGCCCCGTCGGCCGCGCTGTGTCGCGCCTGGGGCGGCGCGCTGGTCTCGACCAGCGCGAACCCGCATGGCCAACCGTCGGCACGCTCGGCAGCCGACGTGCGCGAATACTTCGGCGACCTGCTGGACGGCGTGATCGACGCGCCGCTCGGAGGGCAGGAGCGTCCGTCCACCATTCGTGATGCATTGACCGGCACGATCATCCGCGCCTGA
- a CDS encoding AMP-binding protein, translating into MDAQAPQRALAWREGRPVDTATFIAQVERVAAQLPDAPAAVNLCEDRYAFLVAFCAIVRRGQANLLPPSRAPQAVQEVMDAHPGCYAVGELALQPAPAGYRQLPSLDADIAPLTGSVPAIPAGQVAVIGYTSGSTGTPRAHAKSWRSLHASTTGTLAMLRAAAGDSFAVVATVPPQHIYGIEMSVLLPLLGGVGVHAGRPFFPADVAATLADVPAPRVLVTTPVHLRALVESGIALPPLAAMLSATAVMPPELAHAAEIRFGAPVLEVFGSTETCAFASRRLTADEHWTLYPGVRLHPQPDGTAIEAPQLDMPTTLADLVTLHDEGSRFRLCGRHADLLEIAGKRASLGDLTRRLLAIPGVEDGVVFQLDEADAIGVRRIAALAVAPQLDEHAILDALREAVDPVFLPRRLRRVATLPRNETGKLPRAALLALLDGNGAGAA; encoded by the coding sequence CTGGATGCACAGGCACCGCAGCGTGCACTGGCCTGGCGCGAAGGTCGGCCGGTCGACACGGCGACGTTCATCGCGCAGGTCGAGCGGGTCGCCGCGCAGCTGCCCGATGCACCCGCCGCGGTGAACCTGTGCGAGGACCGCTACGCGTTCCTGGTCGCGTTCTGCGCCATCGTGCGCCGCGGGCAGGCCAACCTGTTGCCTCCGTCCCGCGCGCCGCAGGCGGTACAGGAAGTGATGGACGCGCATCCCGGTTGCTACGCAGTGGGTGAACTGGCGCTGCAACCGGCACCTGCCGGCTATCGCCAGTTGCCGTCGCTGGACGCCGATATCGCTCCGCTCACCGGCAGCGTGCCGGCCATCCCGGCCGGGCAGGTGGCCGTCATCGGCTACACCTCGGGTTCTACCGGTACGCCGCGCGCGCATGCCAAGAGCTGGCGCAGCCTGCACGCGAGCACCACCGGCACGCTGGCGATGCTGCGTGCGGCGGCGGGTGATTCCTTCGCGGTGGTCGCCACGGTGCCGCCACAGCACATCTACGGTATCGAGATGAGCGTGCTGCTGCCGTTGCTTGGCGGCGTCGGCGTGCATGCGGGGCGTCCGTTCTTTCCCGCCGATGTCGCTGCGACCCTGGCGGACGTGCCGGCGCCGCGGGTGCTGGTCACGACGCCGGTGCACCTGCGCGCGCTGGTCGAATCCGGCATCGCGCTGCCGCCGCTCGCGGCAATGCTGTCGGCGACCGCGGTGATGCCGCCCGAGCTGGCGCATGCGGCCGAGATACGCTTCGGCGCGCCGGTGCTCGAAGTGTTCGGCTCCACCGAAACCTGCGCCTTCGCCAGTCGCCGGCTGACCGCCGACGAGCACTGGACCCTGTATCCGGGCGTGCGCCTGCATCCGCAGCCCGATGGCACCGCGATCGAGGCGCCGCAGCTGGATATGCCGACAACCCTGGCCGATCTGGTCACCCTGCACGATGAGGGCAGCCGTTTCCGCCTGTGCGGGCGACATGCCGATCTGCTGGAGATCGCCGGCAAGCGTGCCTCGCTGGGCGACCTTACCCGGCGCCTGCTGGCGATTCCGGGCGTCGAGGATGGTGTCGTGTTCCAGCTCGACGAAGCCGATGCGATCGGCGTGCGCCGCATCGCCGCGCTGGCGGTGGCGCCGCAGCTGGACGAACACGCCATTCTCGATGCCCTGCGCGAAGCGGTCGATCCGGTATTCCTGCCGCGTCGCCTGCGCCGGGTCGCCACCCTGCCGCGCAACGAGACCGGCAAGCTGCCGCGCGCGGCCCTGCTGGCTCTGCTTGATGGCAACGGCGCGGGCGCTGCCTGA
- the purD gene encoding phosphoribosylamine--glycine ligase: MKVLVIGNGGREHALAWKLKQSPRVDEVIVAPGNAGTARERGVRNADVAVTDLDGLLKLAQDEKIALTVVGPEVPLVAGVVDRFRNAGLRIFGPRAVAAQLEGSKAFAKDFLLRHNIPTASYAVFTELSPALAYVRKHGAPIVIKADGLAAGKGVVVALTLADAELALHDMLGAHAFGDASARVVIEEFLDGEEASYIVMSDGSHALPMASSQDHKRRDDNDLGPNTGGMGAYSPAPVVTPEVEQRILEQVIQPTLRGMAAEGAPFIGFLYAGLMIDKAGNPKVIEFNVRFGDPETQPIMLRLKSDLVDLIEAALDGELHRTRAQWDPRPSLGVVMAAGGYPGKVRSGDVIEGLDAAAVADAKVFHAGTKLDPQGQVITAGGRVLTVCALGADIAAARERAYAEVAKIHFDGAFCRRDIAHRALHRS; encoded by the coding sequence ATGAAGGTCCTGGTCATCGGCAATGGCGGGCGCGAGCACGCGCTGGCGTGGAAGCTCAAGCAGTCGCCGCGGGTGGACGAGGTGATCGTCGCACCGGGTAACGCCGGTACCGCACGCGAACGCGGCGTGCGCAACGCCGATGTCGCAGTGACCGACCTCGATGGCCTGCTGAAGCTGGCGCAGGACGAAAAAATCGCCCTCACCGTGGTCGGCCCCGAAGTGCCGCTGGTGGCAGGGGTGGTGGACCGCTTCCGCAATGCCGGCCTGCGCATCTTCGGACCGCGCGCGGTGGCCGCGCAGCTGGAAGGCTCCAAGGCATTCGCCAAGGACTTCCTGCTTCGCCACAACATTCCCACGGCCAGCTATGCGGTGTTCACCGAGCTGAGCCCCGCGCTCGCCTACGTGCGCAAGCATGGCGCGCCGATCGTGATCAAGGCCGATGGCCTGGCCGCCGGCAAGGGCGTGGTGGTGGCGCTGACCCTGGCCGATGCCGAGCTGGCGCTGCACGACATGCTGGGCGCGCATGCGTTCGGCGACGCATCGGCGCGCGTGGTGATCGAGGAATTCCTGGATGGCGAGGAAGCCAGCTACATCGTGATGAGCGATGGCAGTCACGCGCTGCCGATGGCCTCCAGCCAGGACCACAAGCGCCGCGACGACAACGACCTGGGTCCCAACACCGGCGGCATGGGCGCCTATTCGCCCGCGCCGGTGGTCACGCCCGAGGTGGAGCAGCGCATCCTCGAGCAGGTGATCCAGCCGACCCTGCGCGGCATGGCGGCGGAAGGCGCCCCGTTCATCGGATTCCTTTACGCCGGCCTGATGATCGACAAGGCCGGCAACCCCAAGGTCATCGAGTTCAATGTGCGCTTCGGCGACCCGGAAACGCAGCCGATCATGCTGCGGCTGAAGTCCGACCTGGTCGACCTGATCGAGGCCGCACTGGACGGCGAGCTGCATCGCACCCGCGCGCAGTGGGACCCGCGCCCCTCGCTGGGTGTGGTGATGGCGGCTGGCGGCTATCCGGGCAAGGTGCGCAGCGGCGATGTGATCGAAGGCCTGGACGCCGCTGCGGTGGCCGATGCCAAGGTCTTCCACGCCGGCACCAAACTCGATCCGCAGGGGCAGGTGATTACCGCCGGTGGCCGCGTGCTGACCGTGTGCGCGCTCGGCGCGGACATTGCCGCGGCCCGCGAACGGGCCTACGCCGAGGTGGCGAAGATCCATTTCGACGGTGCCTTCTGCCGGCGCGACATCGCGCACCGGGCTCTGCATCGCAGCTGA
- a CDS encoding MFS transporter, whose product MSQFALFGKRRFAPFFWTQALGAFNDNAFRNALLMLVAFQMGLNDHTAAIYTNFAPALFILPFFLFSASAGQLAEKFEKTRIIRWVKLFEITAMAVAATGFVTHHIALLLVVLFMMGVHSTVFGPIKYAILPQALKPGELLGGNGLVEMGTQLAMLIGMIAGNALMRIAGIGPWLASGATIAVAVAGYLSSRSIPPAPATAPDLKFNWNPFGETARVVRITHEDRAVWNAVLGISWFWFFGTVLIAQLPIYTRETLGGDGSVYTLVLTLFSVGSGIGALLCEKLSGRRVEIGLVPLGAFGLTVFGVDLYLARHGMTSVRGLDWLAFLKEAGSLRLVLDLTMIGVFAGLYVVPLFAYVQARAPREKLSRIIAGNNIMNALLIVAAAGFGLGLGWLGLDASQIFLAAAVLNVLVAAYIFTLVPEFLLRFTTWVLVNTLYRVRVDGMQHVPEQGPALLVCNHVSYVDALLLMANLPRPARFVMYYRIFNIPVLRFLFRTARAIPIAGQKEDPQILHDAYAAIDAALADGELVCIFPEGGLTRDGGVAPFRPGVEKILEQRPVPVVPMALRGLWGSMWSRRDSVLRRARLPRRFRARVEVVVDVPVAPSQASAAALEQRVRELRGSMA is encoded by the coding sequence ATGAGCCAGTTCGCCCTGTTCGGCAAGCGCCGCTTCGCACCGTTCTTCTGGACACAGGCGCTGGGCGCGTTCAACGACAATGCGTTCCGCAATGCATTGTTGATGCTGGTGGCGTTCCAGATGGGGCTGAACGATCACACTGCGGCGATCTACACCAATTTCGCGCCGGCGCTGTTCATCCTGCCGTTCTTCCTGTTCTCGGCGTCGGCCGGGCAACTGGCGGAGAAGTTCGAGAAGACGCGCATCATCCGCTGGGTGAAGCTGTTCGAGATCACCGCGATGGCCGTGGCCGCCACCGGCTTCGTCACCCACCACATCGCGCTGCTGCTGGTCGTGCTGTTCATGATGGGCGTGCATTCCACTGTATTCGGGCCGATCAAATACGCGATCCTGCCGCAGGCGCTCAAGCCGGGCGAGCTGCTCGGCGGCAACGGTCTGGTGGAGATGGGCACCCAGCTGGCGATGCTGATCGGCATGATCGCTGGTAACGCGCTGATGCGGATCGCCGGCATCGGGCCGTGGCTGGCTTCGGGGGCGACGATCGCAGTGGCGGTGGCGGGCTATCTGAGCAGCCGTTCGATCCCGCCCGCGCCGGCTACCGCGCCGGACCTGAAGTTCAACTGGAACCCGTTCGGCGAAACGGCGCGGGTGGTACGCATCACCCACGAAGACCGCGCGGTGTGGAACGCGGTCCTGGGCATTTCGTGGTTCTGGTTCTTCGGCACCGTGCTGATTGCGCAGTTGCCTATCTACACGCGCGAAACGCTGGGTGGCGACGGCTCGGTCTATACCCTGGTGCTCACGCTGTTCTCGGTGGGCAGCGGTATCGGCGCATTGCTGTGCGAGAAGCTGTCGGGGCGGCGAGTGGAGATCGGGCTGGTGCCGCTGGGCGCGTTCGGGCTGACCGTGTTCGGGGTGGATCTGTACCTGGCGCGGCACGGCATGACGAGCGTGCGTGGACTGGACTGGCTGGCCTTCCTGAAGGAAGCCGGTAGCCTGCGCCTGGTGTTGGACCTGACCATGATCGGCGTGTTCGCCGGGCTCTACGTGGTGCCGCTGTTCGCCTACGTGCAGGCGCGCGCGCCACGCGAAAAGCTGTCGCGCATCATTGCCGGCAACAACATCATGAACGCGCTGCTGATCGTGGCGGCGGCGGGGTTTGGTCTCGGACTGGGGTGGCTTGGGCTGGATGCATCGCAGATCTTCCTGGCCGCTGCTGTGCTCAACGTGCTGGTGGCGGCATACATCTTCACCCTGGTGCCGGAATTCCTGCTGCGCTTCACCACGTGGGTTCTGGTGAACACCTTGTATCGGGTGCGCGTGGACGGCATGCAGCATGTTCCCGAGCAGGGCCCGGCCCTGCTGGTGTGCAATCACGTCAGCTACGTGGATGCCCTGCTGCTGATGGCCAACCTGCCTCGCCCGGCGCGCTTCGTCATGTACTACCGCATTTTCAACATACCGGTGCTGCGCTTCCTGTTCCGTACCGCGCGGGCGATCCCGATCGCGGGACAGAAGGAAGACCCGCAGATACTGCACGACGCCTATGCGGCGATCGACGCGGCGCTGGCCGATGGCGAGCTGGTGTGCATCTTTCCCGAGGGCGGGCTGACGCGCGATGGCGGCGTCGCGCCGTTCCGTCCGGGCGTCGAGAAGATTCTGGAGCAACGTCCCGTGCCGGTGGTGCCGATGGCGCTGCGCGGGCTGTGGGGCAGCATGTGGAGCCGGCGCGACTCGGTGCTGCGCCGCGCGCGCCTGCCGCGACGCTTCCGCGCGCGGGTGGAAGTGGTGGTGGATGTGCCGGTGGCGCCATCGCAGGCCAGCGCCGCCGCACTGGAGCAGCGGGTACGCGAACTGCGCGGCAGCATGGCCTGA
- a CDS encoding beta-lactamase induction protein, producing MAIRLLVALIALGLLHLQPRLACWRGDGGFRRWVAQISDTSGIGRVVLALLLPLALCLLVIWLLGRFPLSDLLQLLFALAVLLFCFGPHAYEADLEAILRAPDGASREAAAQALGEHGETVAWRVDALGEAVANAALRRRFGVLLWFFLLGPTGALLYRLTRTLGRDDRLGLDPGAYSAARQFANILDWLPAQLLVFTLALVGHWDAVMSAWRRWHQLARPDDWYRQGPGFLADAARADILSDIEGGDGYVEERVDTLFELRRLRSALLRALLVWLSVVALIVIAGWWR from the coding sequence ATGGCCATTCGCCTGCTCGTCGCACTCATCGCACTCGGACTGTTGCATCTGCAGCCGCGTCTCGCCTGCTGGCGTGGCGATGGCGGCTTCCGCCGCTGGGTCGCGCAGATCTCCGATACCAGCGGCATCGGCCGGGTGGTGCTCGCACTGTTGCTGCCGCTGGCACTCTGCCTGCTGGTGATCTGGCTGCTCGGGCGGTTTCCGCTGAGCGACCTGCTGCAGTTGCTGTTCGCGCTGGCCGTGCTGCTGTTCTGCTTCGGCCCGCATGCCTACGAAGCGGATCTGGAAGCGATCCTGCGCGCGCCCGACGGCGCCAGCCGCGAGGCCGCGGCACAGGCGCTTGGCGAACATGGCGAAACGGTGGCCTGGCGCGTGGACGCGCTCGGCGAAGCTGTCGCCAACGCCGCGCTGCGTCGCCGCTTCGGCGTGCTGCTGTGGTTCTTCCTGCTCGGCCCGACCGGCGCGCTGCTGTATCGGCTCACGCGCACGCTGGGCCGCGACGACCGCCTGGGCCTGGATCCGGGCGCGTACAGCGCCGCCCGCCAGTTCGCCAATATCCTGGACTGGCTGCCTGCCCAGCTGCTGGTGTTCACGCTGGCCCTGGTCGGCCACTGGGACGCGGTGATGAGCGCATGGCGGCGCTGGCACCAGCTGGCACGCCCCGACGACTGGTACCGCCAGGGTCCGGGCTTCCTGGCCGACGCGGCGCGGGCCGACATCCTCAGCGACATCGAGGGCGGCGACGGTTATGTCGAGGAGCGGGTCGACACCCTGTTCGAGCTGCGCCGCCTGCGCTCAGCCCTGCTGCGCGCCTTGCTGGTGTGGCTGAGCGTGGTGGCACTGATCGTGATCGCCGGCTGGTGGCGCTGA
- a CDS encoding YrhK family protein, producing the protein MPAATPTDQDRPLTFTIGRDEMIIRRRYEVLSILNDLCVGTWFLIGSIMFLSSAWVTFGTWLFIAGSAQLLVRPMIRLAHNIHLKRMPYGGVGL; encoded by the coding sequence ATGCCCGCAGCAACCCCGACCGACCAGGATCGCCCGCTGACGTTCACCATCGGACGCGATGAGATGATCATCCGTCGGCGCTACGAGGTGCTGAGCATCCTCAACGATCTGTGCGTCGGCACCTGGTTCCTGATCGGCAGCATCATGTTCCTGTCCAGCGCATGGGTCACATTCGGGACCTGGCTGTTCATCGCCGGCAGCGCGCAGCTACTAGTCCGGCCGATGATCCGCCTTGCCCATAACATCCATCTGAAGCGCATGCCTTACGGTGGTGTCGGCCTGTAG
- the nudC gene encoding NAD(+) diphosphatase — protein sequence MAATTTPNTFAGLSLILDRVAERRDDSAWVAAQSESPHARWLLLDAHGAAFLHNNRDALRWLDGHERERWLDGHEASLLGLVDGRPLFLLTVDDDAQAGALETALDARRAGLRAVGLLLPADEAGLFAYAKGLAHWHQETRHCARCGAPLRRVSSGHRLQCTQATCGRLHFPRTDAAMIVIVEHEGACLLGRQTSWPPGRYSTLAGFVEPGEALEDAVRREVAEESGVIVDEVHYHSSQPWPFPASLMLGFTATARDRRIERRDGELEDARWFTPQELLDGIEHGQLTLSSPVSVSWQLIMHWLRERAGAEMAQRIAKTALAC from the coding sequence ATGGCCGCGACGACCACGCCCAACACCTTCGCCGGACTCAGTCTGATCCTCGACCGCGTAGCCGAACGGCGCGACGACAGCGCGTGGGTGGCTGCCCAGAGCGAATCGCCGCACGCGCGCTGGTTGCTGCTCGACGCCCACGGCGCCGCCTTCCTGCACAACAATCGCGACGCCTTACGCTGGCTTGATGGCCACGAACGTGAGCGCTGGCTGGATGGCCACGAGGCCAGTCTGCTCGGTCTGGTCGATGGTCGCCCATTGTTCCTGCTGACCGTGGACGACGACGCCCAGGCCGGCGCGCTGGAAACTGCGCTCGACGCGCGACGCGCCGGCCTGCGCGCAGTCGGCCTGCTACTGCCGGCCGATGAAGCCGGCTTGTTCGCCTACGCCAAGGGCCTGGCCCACTGGCACCAGGAAACTCGCCACTGCGCACGCTGCGGAGCTCCGCTGCGCCGGGTTTCCTCGGGGCATCGCCTGCAATGCACCCAGGCTACCTGCGGCCGACTGCACTTTCCGCGCACCGATGCCGCGATGATCGTGATCGTGGAACACGAGGGTGCCTGCCTGCTGGGTCGCCAGACCAGCTGGCCTCCCGGCCGCTACTCCACCTTGGCTGGTTTCGTCGAGCCGGGCGAGGCGCTAGAAGACGCCGTGCGCCGCGAGGTGGCCGAGGAATCGGGCGTCATCGTCGACGAAGTGCACTACCACTCCTCGCAACCCTGGCCGTTCCCCGCCTCGCTGATGCTGGGTTTCACGGCAACGGCACGCGACCGGCGCATCGAACGGCGCGATGGCGAACTGGAGGACGCACGCTGGTTCACGCCACAGGAACTGCTCGACGGCATCGAGCATGGGCAGCTGACCCTCTCTTCACCCGTGTCGGTATCCTGGCAACTGATCATGCACTGGTTGCGCGAGCGCGCCGGAGCGGAAATGGCGCAACGCATCGCCAAAACCGCGCTTGCCTGCTGA
- the erpA gene encoding iron-sulfur cluster insertion protein ErpA yields the protein METIVPIPDYRQAGAPLVFTEAAAHKVHELIAEEGNPELKLRVYITGGGCSGFQYGFTFDEAQAEDDFALQREGVTLLVDPLSLQYLVGAEIDYSENLSGAQFVIRNPNAKTTCGCGSSFST from the coding sequence ATGGAAACCATCGTCCCCATTCCCGATTACCGCCAGGCCGGCGCTCCGCTGGTGTTCACCGAGGCCGCCGCGCACAAGGTCCACGAGCTGATCGCCGAGGAAGGCAATCCCGAGCTGAAACTGCGCGTGTACATCACCGGCGGCGGCTGCTCGGGCTTCCAGTACGGCTTCACCTTCGACGAGGCCCAGGCCGAAGACGACTTCGCACTGCAACGCGAGGGCGTCACCCTGCTGGTCGATCCGCTGTCGCTGCAATACCTGGTCGGCGCCGAGATCGATTACAGCGAAAACCTCAGTGGCGCGCAGTTCGTGATACGCAACCCGAACGCGAAGACGACCTGCGGCTGCGGCTCGTCGTTCTCCACCTGA
- a CDS encoding polymer-forming cytoskeletal protein translates to MLNRKRQEPAARSGSRAHQTSLIAHGTVIRGDLRFNGALHLDGRIEGSVCAESEDAVFTLSEQGQVHGEVHVSHAVINGEVNGNVFASERLELAAQARITGDVHYRTLEMTAGAQVNGRMTHTEESQATRELPAPAMAEAAEAAEAEAA, encoded by the coding sequence ATGCTCAACCGTAAACGCCAGGAACCCGCAGCCCGCTCCGGCAGCCGCGCCCATCAAACCAGCCTGATCGCGCATGGCACGGTCATCCGCGGCGACCTCCGTTTCAACGGCGCTCTTCATCTGGATGGTCGCATCGAAGGCTCGGTCTGCGCCGAAAGCGAGGATGCCGTGTTCACCTTGAGCGAACAGGGCCAGGTCCATGGCGAGGTGCATGTGTCGCACGCCGTGATCAACGGCGAAGTGAATGGCAACGTGTTCGCCAGCGAGCGACTGGAGCTGGCGGCGCAGGCACGCATCACCGGCGACGTGCACTACCGCACCCTGGAAATGACGGCCGGCGCCCAGGTCAATGGGCGCATGACCCACACCGAGGAAAGCCAGGCTACGCGCGAACTGCCAGCCCCGGCGATGGCCGAAGCTGCCGAAGCTGCCGAAGCTGAGGCTGCCTGA